Proteins encoded in a region of the Carassius gibelio isolate Cgi1373 ecotype wild population from Czech Republic chromosome B5, carGib1.2-hapl.c, whole genome shotgun sequence genome:
- the ppp2r1ba gene encoding protein phosphatase 2, regulatory subunit A, beta a, with the protein MAGADSDDSLYPIAVLIDELRNEDVQLRLNSIKKLSTIALALGVERTRTELLPFLTDTIYDEDEVLLALAEQLGNFTMLVGGPEYVHCLLPPLESLATVEETVVRDKAVESLRKISHEHSPVDLEVHFEPLVKRLASGDWFTSRTSACGLFSVCYPRVSSTVKAEIRQHFRTLCSDDTPMVRRAAASKLGEFAKVLELEYVKSDIISLFTALASDEQDSVRLLAVEAGVSIATLLPQEDLEALVMPTLRQAAEDKSWRVRYMVADKFSDLQKAVGPEITKNDLVPAFQNLLKDCEAEVRAAAANKVKEFCENLPEDSRETIIMTHILPCVKELVSDTNQHVKSALASVIMGLSTILGKDNTIEHLLPLFLAQLKDECPEVRLNIISNLDCVNEVIGIRQLSQSLLPAIVELAEDAKWRVRLAIIEYMPLLAGQLGVEFFDEKLNSLCMAWLVDHVYAIREAATCNLMKLVEKFGAEWAQNTIVPKVLGMANDPNYLHRMTTLFCINALSEVCGQEITTKHMLPVVFKMSNDQVANVRFNVAKSLQKIGPVLDSNCLQTEVKPVLEKLASDQDMDVKYFAQEAISVLSLA; encoded by the exons ATGGCAGGAGCAGACAGCGACGACTCTCTTTACCCTATCGCCGTGCTAATTGATGAATTAAGAAATGAAGATGTTCAG TTACGATTGAACAGCATTAAGAAACTGTCCACCATCGCCTTGGCTCTAGGTGTCGAAAGAACACGCACTGAACTTCTGCCTTTCCTCACAG ATACCATCTATGATGAGGATGAAGTTCTGCTTGCTCTTGCTGAACAACTGGGGAACTTCACCATGCTGGTTGGAGGCCCTGAATATGTGCATTGTCTCCTT ccccCTTTGGAGAGTTTGGCTACAGTTGAAGAGACAGTGGTGCGAGACAAGGCAGTGGAGTCCCTGCGAAAGATCTCCCATGAGCACTCTCCAGTGGACCTGGAAGTACACTTTGAGCCTCTGGTGAAGCGTTTGGCCAGTGGAGACTGGTTCACGTCACGTACCTCTGCCTGTGGACTCTTCAGTGTCTGTTACCCACGAGTGTCCAGTACAGTCAAAGCTGAGATCCGCCA GCACTTCCGTACCCTGTGTTCTGATGATACTCCCATGGTGCGCCGTGCAGCCGCCTCCAAGCTGGGCGAATTTGCCAAAGTGTTAGAGCTGGAGTATGTCAAGAGTGacatcatttctctcttcactgcATTGGCATCTGATGAACAG GACTCTGTTCGTCTCCTGGCTGTGGAGGCTGGTGTCAGCATTGCCACTCTGTTGCCACAAGAGGATCTGGAAGCACTAGTAATGCCCACTCTGCGCCAGGCAGCAGAGGACAAATCCTGGAGGGTTCGCTACATGGTTGCCGACAAATTCTCTGAT CTACAGAAAGCTGTGGGTCCAGAAATCACAAAGAATGACCTAGTGCCAGCCTTCCAGAACCTTCTGAAAGACTGTGAGGCTGAGGTTCGTGCTGCTGCTGCAAACAAAGTCAAAG AATTCTGTGAAAATTTGCCAGAGGACAGTAGAGAGACGATCATCATGACACACATTCTCCCCTGTGTTAAG GAACTTGTCTCAGACACTAATCAGCATGTGAAGTCTGCGCTGGCGTCAGTCATTATGGGCCTCTCCACCATCTTAGGCAAAGACAACACCATTGAGCACCTCCTTCCCCTTTTCTTGGCCCAGCTCAAAGATGAG TGTCCAGAGGTCCGTCTCAACATCATCTCCAACTTGGACTGCGTGAACGAGGTGATCGGAATCCGCCAGCTCTCCCAGTCTCTGCTTCCAGCTATTGTTGAGCTGGCTGAAGATGCCAAATGGCGAGTACGACTGGCAATCATTGAGTACATGCCCCTTCTGGCTGGACAGCTG GGTGTAGAGTTCTTCGATGAAAAACTCAATTCTCTATGTATGGCGTGGCTTGTTGATCATG TGTATGCCATCAGAGAGGCAGCCACCTGTAACCTGATGAAGCTAGTGGAGAAGTTTGGAGCAGAGTGGGCACAGAACACCATTGTGCCTAAAGTGCTGGGCATGGCCAATGATCCCAACTACCTGCACAGGATGACTACCCTCTTTTGCATTAAT GCTCTGTCTGAGGTGTGTGGACAGGAGATTACCACCAAACACATGCTCCCTGTAGTTTTCAAGATGTCCAATGATCAGGTAGCCAATGTACGCTTCAATGTGGCCAAGTCCCTTCAGAAGATTGGACCTGTGCTggacagcaa CTGTCTGCAAACAGAGGTGAAGCCAGTGCTGGAGAAACTGGCATCAGATCAAGACATGGATGTGAAATATTTTGCCCAGGAAGCCATCAGTG TTCTTTCCCTGGCCTAA